One window of Hydractinia symbiolongicarpus strain clone_291-10 chromosome 3, HSymV2.1, whole genome shotgun sequence genomic DNA carries:
- the LOC130636036 gene encoding uncharacterized protein LOC130636036 isoform X1: MNLPICCVLSSDCPYPAYDMEGKQATSAYTSAYDEQDLSILNLIAHKYYQQQAKQVPVFDYQYFAATNSLRHNVVLEQEKSFERVQKWLVHQHECSRQPPPDEDSWSSLRSSSAVETYSSPVYPEEWNSTDYFPRYRSEEHIQTFQDKSLDNFKFGRIDRKRYYSPNLMRRRYSPRLDQLVSKKSLYTTRDEEHIYTDDGGELMHDTPTPVNYYYYSADKGNTFPRRRKLKLQNRSPSKRLSSPLMGQQFDSPFLTQETTTSASDVVIKPRKVRPKSAVESHSYLLKSVNKKDASTAEENNGLVSSTILGKNRLSPENFTDTPLTVTKPLHKGELSGSLTKRPIQPFHVRMSSAPEPTRLSDDNATKKGAARRISPLIRKVKAFSWPKRALLPERDANNYSETDVLKGNSLNKTESGYNTEKSEEKLNNQALLEHDIDISEAKNNSVGHLDRSDCNNNESNCGDLYNAGSSDDPPERPPLPVQRTVQEVLSSCSKSAKTSDCASSSGNIHKYNKGRRNLSETDAYCHDVHRKRRCSHSSNCDCVLPHNDLSKTVSMSLKDLIRIHEQEIARVSAGASSSLKALDNIFENPRKTSLVELKNKQSMSLKRHTTIGLTNYSLDDFHDANLIESHGTSTQNLSSQNLSSSASFDNKSHEKISKINDEGKPVECALLSVPNTPHTPRRKNAPATLPKPKKASVDTVIVEPSYINVNNAREQFVYLTSGLASQKCDAAVQTDNTDPEENYEEDVLAAKIKEMKFEFEHERRKLLKKLEEQKKVANAYQKLEDRYRRKVCSLQKAMRTCSCTENKLKVIAQDVARRSISPSLLLENNQEISVQKVDGILHQLEAWLNHQSLDISEISSVICSTTTDEIHPRYKVTSDFFSTPPLEIIDKIDATSV, encoded by the exons atgaaCTTACCCATTTGCTGTGTTTTAAGTTCCGACTGCCCGTACCCAG CTTATGATATGGAAGGCAAGCAGGCAACATCTGCATACACATCAGCGTACGACGAGCAAGATTTGTCTATTCTAAATCTTATTGCACACAAATATTATCAACAACAAGCAAAGCAGGT ACCGGTGTTTGATTACCAATACTTCGCTGCAACGAACTCATTGCGTCACAACGTTGTTTTGGAGCAAGAAAAGAGTTTTGAACGCGTGCAAAAGTGGCTGGTCCACCAACACGAGTGTTCACGCCAACCTCCACCGGACGAAGACTCGTGGTCGTCGCTGAGATCGAGCAGCGCGGTAGAAACTTATAGTTCGCCAGTGTACCCCGAGGAATGGAACTCTACCGATTACTTCCCAAGGTATAGGTCCGAGGAACATATTCAAACCTTCCAAGATAAATCTTTGGATAATTTCAAGTTTGGAAGGATTGACCGAAAAAGGTATTACTCGCCGAATTTGATGCGTCGTCGTTATAGTCCTCGGCTAGATCAACTTGTAAGTAAAAAGTCTCTGTATACGACAAGAGATGAAGAACACATTTACACGGATGATGGAGGTGAATTGATGCATGACACACCTACGCCAGTCAACTATTATTACTATTCTGCTGACAAGGGGAACACCTTTCCACGACGTAGAAAACTAAAACTTCAAAACAGAAGTCCGAGCAAAAGACTTTCTTCACCTCTGATGGGACAGCAGTTCGACTCTCCCTTTTTAACTCAGGAGACAACGACTAGCGCttctgacgttgttataaaaccAAGAAAAGTGAGGCCAAAGTCGGCGGTGGAAAGTCACTCGTACTTATTGAAAAGTGTTAATAAAAAAGACGCTAGCACTGCCGAAGAGAACAATGGTTTAGTCAGTAGTACAATTTTGGGTAAAAACCGTCTGTCACCAGAAAACTTTACGGATACACCTTTAACTGTCACAAAACCGCTACACAAAGGAGAACTATCGGGCTCTTTAACTAAACGCCCAATTCAACCCTTTCATGTTCGCATGTCCTCTGCACCAGAGCCCACAAGATTATCAGATGATAATGCCACTAAGAAAGGAGCAGCACGACGTATATCACCTCTAATACGGAAAGTAAAGGCTTTCTCGTGGCCAAAACGAGCTTTACTTCCGGAAAGAGATGCAAATAATTATAGTGAGACAGATGTTTTAAAGGGAaacagtttaaataaaactgaAAGTGGTTACAACACAGAAAAGAGTGAGGAGAAATTAAACAATCAGGCTCTGCTTGAGCATGATATCGATATCAGCGaagcaaaaaataattctgttgGCCATCTCGATCGTAGTGATTGTAATAACAATGAAAGCAACTGTGGCGATTTATACAACGCTGGATCAAGCGATGATCCACCAGAAAGACCACCATTACCCGTACAACGAACTGTTCAAGAGGTGCTATCTTCCTGTTCTAAATCTGCAAAAACTTCAGACTGTGCTAGCTCTAGTGGCAATATACATAAGTACAATAAGGGCAGACGAAACCTTTCTGAAACCGACGCGTATTGTCACGACGTTCATCGAAAGCGTCGCTGCAGTCATTCTTCCAACTGCGATTGTGTTTTACCACACAATGATTTATCGAAAACAGTGAGTATGAGCTTGAAAGATCTTATTCGTATTCACGAACAAGAAATTGCGCGCGTGTCTGCGGGAGCTTCGTCTAGTTTAAAAGCGCTGgacaatatttttgaaaacccaCGAAAGACATCACTTGTAGAACTTAAGAATAAACAGTCCATGTCTTTGAAAAGACACACCACCATTGGATTAACGAATTACAGTCTCGATGATTTCCACGATGCCAACCTGATCGAATCTCACGGAACGTCGACCCAAAACTTATCCTCTCAAAATCTTTCCTCTTCCGCTAGTTTCGATAACAAGTCTCACGAAAAAATATCTAAGATTAACGACGAGGGGAAACCTGTCGAGTGCGCACTTCTGTCTGTACCGAATACACCGCACACGCCCAGGCGAAAAAACGCCCCTGCTACTCTTCCAAAGCCGAAGAAAGCATCCGTTGATACTGTAATTGTGGAACCATCATACATAAACGTCAACAACGCACGCGAGCAATTTGTTTATTTAACGTCGGGTTTGGCGTCTCAAAAATGTGACGCCGCCGTACAAACAGATAACACCGACCCGGAAGAAAATTACGAGGAAGACGTTTTAGctgcaaaaattaaagaaatgaaattTGAATTTGAACACGAGAGACGGAAGCTTCTGAAGAAACTTGAAGAACAAAAGAAGGTGGCTAACGCGTACCAGAAATTGGAAGATCGTTACCGTAGAAAAGTCTGTTCTCTTCAGAAGGCAATGCGTACGTGTAGTTGTACGGAGAATAAATTGAAGGTGATCGCACAAGATGTTGCCAG
- the LOC130636036 gene encoding uncharacterized protein LOC130636036 isoform X2, translating into MEGKQATSAYTSAYDEQDLSILNLIAHKYYQQQAKQVPVFDYQYFAATNSLRHNVVLEQEKSFERVQKWLVHQHECSRQPPPDEDSWSSLRSSSAVETYSSPVYPEEWNSTDYFPRYRSEEHIQTFQDKSLDNFKFGRIDRKRYYSPNLMRRRYSPRLDQLVSKKSLYTTRDEEHIYTDDGGELMHDTPTPVNYYYYSADKGNTFPRRRKLKLQNRSPSKRLSSPLMGQQFDSPFLTQETTTSASDVVIKPRKVRPKSAVESHSYLLKSVNKKDASTAEENNGLVSSTILGKNRLSPENFTDTPLTVTKPLHKGELSGSLTKRPIQPFHVRMSSAPEPTRLSDDNATKKGAARRISPLIRKVKAFSWPKRALLPERDANNYSETDVLKGNSLNKTESGYNTEKSEEKLNNQALLEHDIDISEAKNNSVGHLDRSDCNNNESNCGDLYNAGSSDDPPERPPLPVQRTVQEVLSSCSKSAKTSDCASSSGNIHKYNKGRRNLSETDAYCHDVHRKRRCSHSSNCDCVLPHNDLSKTVSMSLKDLIRIHEQEIARVSAGASSSLKALDNIFENPRKTSLVELKNKQSMSLKRHTTIGLTNYSLDDFHDANLIESHGTSTQNLSSQNLSSSASFDNKSHEKISKINDEGKPVECALLSVPNTPHTPRRKNAPATLPKPKKASVDTVIVEPSYINVNNAREQFVYLTSGLASQKCDAAVQTDNTDPEENYEEDVLAAKIKEMKFEFEHERRKLLKKLEEQKKVANAYQKLEDRYRRKVCSLQKAMRTCSCTENKLKVIAQDVARRSISPSLLLENNQEISVQKVDGILHQLEAWLNHQSLDISEISSVICSTTTDEIHPRYKVTSDFFSTPPLEIIDKIDATSV; encoded by the exons ATGGAAGGCAAGCAGGCAACATCTGCATACACATCAGCGTACGACGAGCAAGATTTGTCTATTCTAAATCTTATTGCACACAAATATTATCAACAACAAGCAAAGCAGGT ACCGGTGTTTGATTACCAATACTTCGCTGCAACGAACTCATTGCGTCACAACGTTGTTTTGGAGCAAGAAAAGAGTTTTGAACGCGTGCAAAAGTGGCTGGTCCACCAACACGAGTGTTCACGCCAACCTCCACCGGACGAAGACTCGTGGTCGTCGCTGAGATCGAGCAGCGCGGTAGAAACTTATAGTTCGCCAGTGTACCCCGAGGAATGGAACTCTACCGATTACTTCCCAAGGTATAGGTCCGAGGAACATATTCAAACCTTCCAAGATAAATCTTTGGATAATTTCAAGTTTGGAAGGATTGACCGAAAAAGGTATTACTCGCCGAATTTGATGCGTCGTCGTTATAGTCCTCGGCTAGATCAACTTGTAAGTAAAAAGTCTCTGTATACGACAAGAGATGAAGAACACATTTACACGGATGATGGAGGTGAATTGATGCATGACACACCTACGCCAGTCAACTATTATTACTATTCTGCTGACAAGGGGAACACCTTTCCACGACGTAGAAAACTAAAACTTCAAAACAGAAGTCCGAGCAAAAGACTTTCTTCACCTCTGATGGGACAGCAGTTCGACTCTCCCTTTTTAACTCAGGAGACAACGACTAGCGCttctgacgttgttataaaaccAAGAAAAGTGAGGCCAAAGTCGGCGGTGGAAAGTCACTCGTACTTATTGAAAAGTGTTAATAAAAAAGACGCTAGCACTGCCGAAGAGAACAATGGTTTAGTCAGTAGTACAATTTTGGGTAAAAACCGTCTGTCACCAGAAAACTTTACGGATACACCTTTAACTGTCACAAAACCGCTACACAAAGGAGAACTATCGGGCTCTTTAACTAAACGCCCAATTCAACCCTTTCATGTTCGCATGTCCTCTGCACCAGAGCCCACAAGATTATCAGATGATAATGCCACTAAGAAAGGAGCAGCACGACGTATATCACCTCTAATACGGAAAGTAAAGGCTTTCTCGTGGCCAAAACGAGCTTTACTTCCGGAAAGAGATGCAAATAATTATAGTGAGACAGATGTTTTAAAGGGAaacagtttaaataaaactgaAAGTGGTTACAACACAGAAAAGAGTGAGGAGAAATTAAACAATCAGGCTCTGCTTGAGCATGATATCGATATCAGCGaagcaaaaaataattctgttgGCCATCTCGATCGTAGTGATTGTAATAACAATGAAAGCAACTGTGGCGATTTATACAACGCTGGATCAAGCGATGATCCACCAGAAAGACCACCATTACCCGTACAACGAACTGTTCAAGAGGTGCTATCTTCCTGTTCTAAATCTGCAAAAACTTCAGACTGTGCTAGCTCTAGTGGCAATATACATAAGTACAATAAGGGCAGACGAAACCTTTCTGAAACCGACGCGTATTGTCACGACGTTCATCGAAAGCGTCGCTGCAGTCATTCTTCCAACTGCGATTGTGTTTTACCACACAATGATTTATCGAAAACAGTGAGTATGAGCTTGAAAGATCTTATTCGTATTCACGAACAAGAAATTGCGCGCGTGTCTGCGGGAGCTTCGTCTAGTTTAAAAGCGCTGgacaatatttttgaaaacccaCGAAAGACATCACTTGTAGAACTTAAGAATAAACAGTCCATGTCTTTGAAAAGACACACCACCATTGGATTAACGAATTACAGTCTCGATGATTTCCACGATGCCAACCTGATCGAATCTCACGGAACGTCGACCCAAAACTTATCCTCTCAAAATCTTTCCTCTTCCGCTAGTTTCGATAACAAGTCTCACGAAAAAATATCTAAGATTAACGACGAGGGGAAACCTGTCGAGTGCGCACTTCTGTCTGTACCGAATACACCGCACACGCCCAGGCGAAAAAACGCCCCTGCTACTCTTCCAAAGCCGAAGAAAGCATCCGTTGATACTGTAATTGTGGAACCATCATACATAAACGTCAACAACGCACGCGAGCAATTTGTTTATTTAACGTCGGGTTTGGCGTCTCAAAAATGTGACGCCGCCGTACAAACAGATAACACCGACCCGGAAGAAAATTACGAGGAAGACGTTTTAGctgcaaaaattaaagaaatgaaattTGAATTTGAACACGAGAGACGGAAGCTTCTGAAGAAACTTGAAGAACAAAAGAAGGTGGCTAACGCGTACCAGAAATTGGAAGATCGTTACCGTAGAAAAGTCTGTTCTCTTCAGAAGGCAATGCGTACGTGTAGTTGTACGGAGAATAAATTGAAGGTGATCGCACAAGATGTTGCCAG